The following proteins are encoded in a genomic region of Arthrobacter jiangjiafuii:
- a CDS encoding SLC13 family permease: MSAPILSILILVAMFLLATVLPLNMGALAFVGAFLLGFVFLGMSTEDILANFPGGLFLTIVGVTYLFAIAQNNGTIDLLVRGAVKLVGNRVALIPWIMFAITAVITAVGALSPAAVAIVAPIALGFAAKHKINPLMMGMMVVHGAQAGGFSPIAVYGVTVNGIIGETDLDSSPLAVFLASLLFNTFIALILFFVLGGSKLRSSTMGGFVEEVAQARMNLSTAGRTDVAFKGFGSDIYGPRDPAGDGIGATKTRSELFPQIITIAGLVALAVIALGFKVDVGFVSITIAMILALVSPQAQKGAINKISWTTVLLICGMLTFVGVLQEAGTVEYVSDAVVGLGMPLLAALLICYIGAVVSAFASSTAILAALIPLAVPFLASGEIGAVGLICALAVSSTIVDVSPFSTNGALVLANAPEDMDKDRFYRQILSYSGIIVVAGPLVAWLIMVVPGWL; encoded by the coding sequence ATGTCCGCTCCGATCCTCTCCATCTTGATATTGGTGGCCATGTTCCTCCTAGCCACCGTGCTGCCGCTGAACATGGGGGCCCTTGCCTTTGTCGGCGCCTTCCTGCTGGGCTTCGTGTTCCTCGGAATGAGCACCGAGGACATCCTCGCCAACTTCCCCGGCGGCCTGTTCCTGACCATCGTCGGCGTCACCTACCTCTTTGCCATTGCCCAGAACAACGGCACCATCGACCTCCTGGTCCGGGGAGCGGTAAAGCTCGTCGGCAACCGCGTCGCCCTGATCCCCTGGATCATGTTCGCGATCACCGCCGTTATCACCGCCGTGGGCGCCCTGTCCCCCGCCGCCGTCGCCATCGTCGCCCCGATCGCCCTGGGATTCGCAGCGAAGCATAAGATCAACCCGCTGATGATGGGCATGATGGTGGTCCACGGCGCCCAGGCCGGCGGCTTCTCCCCCATTGCCGTGTACGGCGTCACGGTCAACGGCATCATCGGCGAAACGGACCTGGACTCCAGCCCCCTGGCCGTGTTCCTGGCCAGCCTGCTCTTCAACACCTTCATTGCCCTGATCCTGTTCTTCGTCCTGGGCGGCAGCAAACTGCGCAGCAGCACGATGGGCGGATTCGTGGAAGAGGTCGCCCAGGCGCGGATGAACCTCAGCACCGCCGGCCGCACCGACGTCGCCTTCAAGGGCTTCGGCTCCGACATCTACGGTCCGCGCGACCCCGCCGGCGACGGCATTGGAGCCACCAAGACCCGCAGCGAGCTGTTCCCCCAGATCATCACCATCGCCGGCCTGGTTGCGCTGGCCGTGATCGCCCTCGGCTTCAAGGTCGATGTCGGCTTTGTCTCCATCACCATCGCCATGATCCTGGCCCTGGTGTCACCGCAGGCCCAGAAGGGTGCAATCAACAAGATCAGCTGGACCACCGTGCTGCTGATCTGCGGCATGCTCACCTTCGTGGGCGTCCTGCAGGAAGCCGGCACCGTCGAATACGTCTCCGACGCCGTCGTCGGCCTGGGCATGCCGCTGCTGGCGGCGCTGCTGATCTGCTACATCGGCGCCGTCGTCTCGGCCTTCGCCTCCTCCACCGCCATTCTGGCGGCCCTGATTCCGTTGGCCGTTCCCTTCCTTGCCTCCGGCGAGATCGGCGCCGTCGGCCTCATCTGCGCGCTGGCCGTGTCCTCCACGATCGTCGACGTCTCCCCCTTCTCCACCAACGGCGCCCTGGTGCTGGCCAACGCCCCCGAGGACATGGACAAGGACCGCTTCTACCGGCAGATCCTCAGCTACAGCGGCATCATCGTTGTCGCCGGCCCACTGGTGGCCTGGCTCATCATGGTGGTTCCCGGCTGGCTCTAA
- a CDS encoding CaiB/BaiF CoA transferase family protein yields MSTESTSRGPLDGYLVVDLSRALAGPHAGMMLADLGARVIKVETPGTGDDTRSWGPPFVGPDDDQQATYFLSCNRNKESIALDLKSDDGVAVLRDLVQRADVLVENFRPGVLDRLGFSPAHLHELNPRLVILSISGFGHDGPEATRSGYDQIVQGEAGLMSLTGSGPEDPQRVGVPIADLLSGMYGAFGLLAALLERERTGKGQVVRTSLLAAVVGVHAFQGTRHTVAGETPAAQGNHHPSIAPYGLFACRGGKVQISVGSEKLWETFASTFGIDASRPEFAGNAQRVRNRQAVIAAVEQAFADIEAEPLLEKLRAAGIPAGKVRTLDEVYAWEQVHSQGLVVDVDHPVLGKVSLPGPPLRFFDTAQGTETTNRAHTAPPLLDQHGGGIREWLSGTGTGTAEGVQA; encoded by the coding sequence ATGAGCACCGAATCCACCTCCCGCGGTCCGCTGGACGGCTACCTGGTTGTCGACCTCAGCCGCGCCCTCGCCGGCCCGCACGCCGGCATGATGCTGGCGGACCTGGGTGCGCGCGTCATCAAGGTCGAAACGCCCGGCACCGGCGATGACACCCGCAGTTGGGGTCCGCCCTTCGTGGGACCGGATGACGACCAGCAGGCCACCTACTTCCTGTCCTGCAACCGCAACAAGGAATCCATAGCCCTGGACCTGAAGTCCGACGACGGCGTGGCGGTGCTGCGCGACCTGGTGCAGCGGGCAGACGTGCTGGTGGAGAACTTCCGGCCTGGAGTGCTGGACCGGCTGGGGTTCTCACCGGCGCACCTGCACGAGCTCAACCCCCGGCTGGTGATCCTCTCCATCAGCGGCTTCGGCCACGACGGCCCCGAGGCCACCAGGAGCGGCTACGACCAGATTGTGCAGGGTGAGGCCGGCCTGATGTCACTAACCGGCTCCGGTCCCGAGGATCCGCAGCGCGTGGGCGTACCCATCGCGGACCTGCTCTCGGGTATGTACGGGGCGTTCGGCCTGCTGGCGGCACTGCTGGAACGCGAGCGCACCGGAAAGGGACAGGTGGTGCGCACCTCGCTGCTGGCCGCCGTCGTGGGCGTCCACGCCTTCCAGGGCACCCGGCACACGGTTGCAGGGGAAACCCCTGCCGCCCAGGGAAACCACCACCCCTCCATTGCTCCCTACGGGCTCTTCGCCTGCCGGGGCGGCAAGGTCCAGATCAGCGTGGGCAGCGAGAAGCTCTGGGAGACTTTCGCCTCCACCTTCGGCATCGATGCGTCCCGCCCCGAATTCGCCGGCAACGCCCAGCGGGTCCGCAACCGGCAGGCGGTGATAGCCGCCGTCGAGCAGGCGTTCGCTGACATCGAGGCCGAACCGCTGCTGGAGAAACTGCGTGCCGCGGGCATTCCTGCCGGCAAGGTGCGGACCCTGGACGAGGTATATGCCTGGGAGCAGGTCCACTCACAGGGGCTGGTCGTCGACGTCGATCATCCCGTCCTGGGCAAGGTTTCCCTGCCCGGGCCGCCGCTGCGCTTCTTCGACACGGCGCAGGGAACCGAAACCACCAACCGCGCCCACACCGCCCCGCCCCTGCTCGACCAGCACGGAGGCGGGATCCGCGAATGGCTGTCCGGGACGGGAACGGGAACGGCAGAAGGAGTACAGGCATGA
- a CDS encoding carboxyl transferase domain-containing protein, producing MSLQTARRRLNARALLQMVVDPGSYRSWDAPVSYTEHSAAYAADLAAAREKTGEDESVLTGEGLVQGRRVALVVCEFGFLGGSIGVAAADRLTDAVERATREGLPLLAGPASGGTRMQEGTLAFLSMVKITAAVRRHKEAGLPYLVYLRHPTTGGVMASWGSLGHITVAEPGALLGFLGPRVYQALYGEPFPEGVQTAENLQARGLVDAVLPPEELAGTVHRALSMLLPGDPAPVPAPESLGRDPVAVPAWESITRSRNRHRPGVRQLLHFGADDVLPLNGTGQGEKAPGLLLALARFGEMTCVVLGHDRQRGAEQPAMGPASLREARRGMRLAEELDLPLLTVIDTAGAALSKEAEEGGLAGEIARSLNDLVGLECPTVSVLLGQGAGGGALALLPADRTVAAQHAWLSSLPPEGASAIVYRDTLHGAEMAQAQGVTVSALAAHGIVDHTVAELPDAAEESPAFCRRMARAVEYELASLRPVPLAERLARRTERFRTLGSVL from the coding sequence ATGAGCCTGCAGACTGCCCGCCGGAGGCTGAACGCCCGGGCGCTGCTGCAGATGGTCGTCGATCCGGGATCCTACCGCTCCTGGGACGCACCGGTGTCCTATACCGAGCACAGCGCAGCCTATGCAGCTGACCTGGCCGCGGCGCGGGAGAAGACCGGCGAGGACGAATCCGTACTCACCGGGGAGGGCCTGGTCCAGGGCAGGCGCGTTGCGCTGGTGGTCTGCGAATTCGGTTTCCTCGGCGGGTCCATCGGCGTGGCCGCCGCCGACCGCCTGACCGACGCAGTGGAACGCGCCACCCGCGAGGGCCTGCCGCTGCTGGCCGGCCCCGCTTCCGGGGGAACCCGGATGCAGGAGGGCACCCTGGCCTTCCTCTCGATGGTCAAGATCACGGCAGCCGTACGGCGGCACAAGGAAGCCGGCCTGCCCTACCTTGTCTATCTGCGCCATCCCACCACCGGCGGCGTCATGGCCTCCTGGGGATCATTGGGGCACATCACCGTGGCTGAGCCCGGGGCGCTGCTGGGTTTCCTGGGCCCACGGGTCTATCAGGCCCTGTACGGCGAGCCGTTCCCCGAAGGGGTACAGACTGCCGAGAACCTGCAGGCCCGCGGCCTGGTTGATGCCGTGCTGCCCCCGGAGGAACTCGCCGGGACCGTCCACCGCGCCCTGTCCATGCTGCTGCCCGGGGACCCCGCCCCGGTGCCGGCGCCCGAATCGCTGGGCAGGGACCCCGTGGCGGTGCCCGCCTGGGAATCCATCACCCGCTCCCGCAACCGGCACCGCCCGGGTGTCCGGCAGCTGCTGCATTTCGGCGCCGACGACGTCCTGCCGCTGAACGGCACCGGCCAGGGCGAAAAGGCCCCGGGCCTCCTGCTGGCGCTGGCCCGCTTCGGGGAGATGACCTGCGTGGTGCTGGGGCATGACCGGCAGCGCGGAGCGGAACAGCCGGCGATGGGACCTGCCTCGCTGCGGGAGGCCCGCCGGGGCATGCGGCTGGCCGAGGAACTTGACCTGCCGCTGCTGACCGTGATCGATACCGCCGGGGCGGCACTGTCCAAGGAGGCTGAAGAAGGCGGCCTGGCCGGTGAAATCGCGCGCAGTCTCAACGATCTGGTGGGACTGGAGTGCCCCACGGTTTCCGTGTTGCTGGGACAGGGCGCCGGTGGCGGGGCGCTGGCCCTGCTGCCAGCCGACCGCACTGTCGCGGCCCAGCATGCATGGCTTTCCTCACTGCCGCCCGAGGGCGCGTCAGCCATCGTCTACCGCGACACACTGCACGGCGCCGAAATGGCCCAGGCGCAGGGGGTGACCGTGTCGGCGCTGGCTGCCCACGGGATCGTGGACCACACGGTCGCCGAACTGCCCGATGCCGCCGAGGAATCCCCGGCGTTCTGCCGGAGAATGGCCCGCGCGGTCGAATATGAGCTGGCTTCGCTGCGCCCGGTCCCTTTGGCCGAACGGCTGGCACGGCGGACCGAACGGTTCCGGACGCTGGGGTCGGTGCTGTAA
- a CDS encoding PucR family transcriptional regulator yields the protein MPVTRSTAAPGIRATPADPSTVERLKANIGKLSTATLKQLDVSLPWYRGLRPDERSALGMVAQKGIASFVNWYERPASPAWVLSDVFGTAPTELTRSISLQKALQLIRVVVQVVEDLVPELADDNVQGPLREAVLRYSREVAFAAADVYARAAETRGAWDSRLEALVVDAILRGESSDALRSRIAAVGWTSTAGITVMVGSSPSDTNASFVNELRRATARMTEDALVGIQGDRLILVLGGLDDAAGSYARLAELFGPGPVVYGPPAASLVEAGPSAQAAFAGLTAARAWPAAPRPVAADDLWPERVMSGDDSARTALVRSIYQPLLGASNGLAETLSAYLSLGHSLEATARELFVHANTVRYRLRRVCDVTGWDPMLPREAFVLQTALVVGRLAPPGKAAPERPTARS from the coding sequence ATGCCAGTGACTCGCAGCACAGCCGCACCCGGGATACGGGCCACCCCGGCAGACCCGTCCACCGTGGAACGGCTCAAAGCCAACATCGGAAAACTCTCCACGGCCACCCTTAAGCAGTTGGATGTTTCCCTGCCCTGGTACCGGGGACTGAGGCCCGACGAACGCTCTGCCCTGGGCATGGTCGCACAAAAGGGCATCGCTTCCTTCGTGAACTGGTACGAGCGCCCGGCCTCGCCGGCCTGGGTGTTGAGCGACGTGTTCGGGACCGCCCCCACCGAACTCACCCGCTCGATCAGCCTGCAGAAGGCCCTGCAGCTGATCCGGGTGGTGGTCCAGGTGGTCGAGGACCTGGTCCCCGAACTGGCTGACGACAACGTGCAGGGCCCGCTGCGCGAAGCAGTGCTGCGCTACTCCCGGGAGGTGGCCTTCGCCGCCGCCGACGTCTATGCCCGCGCGGCCGAAACCCGCGGTGCGTGGGACAGCCGGCTCGAGGCGCTGGTGGTGGACGCCATCCTGCGCGGGGAAAGCTCCGATGCCCTGCGCTCCCGCATCGCGGCCGTGGGCTGGACCTCCACCGCCGGAATCACGGTGATGGTGGGCAGTTCCCCCTCTGATACCAACGCCTCGTTCGTCAACGAGCTGCGCCGCGCCACCGCCCGGATGACCGAAGACGCGCTGGTGGGCATCCAGGGCGACCGGCTGATCCTGGTGCTGGGCGGACTCGACGACGCCGCCGGCTCCTATGCCCGCCTGGCCGAGCTTTTCGGTCCCGGCCCGGTGGTGTACGGCCCCCCGGCCGCCTCCCTCGTGGAGGCCGGGCCCTCGGCCCAGGCAGCCTTCGCCGGGCTCACCGCGGCACGTGCGTGGCCTGCCGCGCCCCGCCCGGTCGCCGCCGACGACCTCTGGCCCGAGCGGGTCATGTCCGGCGACGACAGCGCCCGCACCGCCCTGGTCCGGAGCATCTACCAGCCACTGCTGGGCGCCTCGAACGGCCTGGCCGAGACCCTCTCCGCCTACCTGTCCCTGGGGCATTCCCTCGAGGCCACCGCCCGCGAACTCTTCGTCCACGCGAACACCGTCAGGTACCGGCTGCGCCGGGTCTGCGACGTTACGGGATGGGACCCCATGCTCCCGCGGGAGGCCTTCGTGCTGCAGACCGCACTCGTCGTCGGCCGCCTCGCACCGCCCGGAAAAGCCGCCCCCGAACGCCCCACCGCCCGCTCTTAA